From Elephas maximus indicus isolate mEleMax1 chromosome 1, mEleMax1 primary haplotype, whole genome shotgun sequence, a single genomic window includes:
- the LOC126075732 gene encoding transmembrane protein 14C, translating into MQKEPGPLVPLHWLGFGYAALVASGGIIGYAKAGSVPSLAAGLLFGGLAGLGAYQLSQDPRNVWVFLATSGTLAGIMGMRFYHSGKFMPAGLIAGASLLMVAKLGFSIISRPHQS; encoded by the exons ATGCAGAAGGAGCCTGGCCCACT AGTGCCCTTACATTGGCTTGGCTTTGGCTACGCGGCATTGGTTGCTTCTGGTGGGATCATTGGCTATGCAAAAGCAG GTAGCGTCCCATCCCTGGCTGCCGGACTCCTCTTTGGAGGATTAGCAGGCCTGGGTGCTTACCAGCTCTCTCAGGATCCCAGGAACGTTTGGGTTTTCCTAG CTACATCTGGGACCTTGGCAGGCATTATGGGAATGAGATTCTACCACTCCGGAAAATTTATGCCTGCAGGCTTGATCGCGGGTGCCAG TTTGCTGATGGTTGCCAAACTTGGATTTAGTATCATCAGTAGACCCCATCAGTCATAG